A region of Rhizobium grahamii DNA encodes the following proteins:
- a CDS encoding C39 family peptidase: MNHTACKAPYFSQWETASMTLSVLERGASALLDDPLWQRSGADTVEEYARWAVNICGMACLKMILASRGEDHRTIDLARGCTAFGGYVVNEEDQSIKGLIYAPFVTYVGETFGLDAKTITGLQTPDIEDVLKDNPFFIASVNSQIRWPDRQPPAKGGHLVLVTAATADTIRFHNPSGHDEASQADVELPIEIFDRFFANRGVAVRFDQR; the protein is encoded by the coding sequence ATGAACCACACCGCTTGCAAGGCCCCCTATTTCAGCCAGTGGGAAACCGCATCGATGACGCTCTCCGTACTGGAGCGCGGCGCTTCTGCCTTGCTGGATGACCCGCTCTGGCAGCGATCCGGCGCCGACACCGTCGAGGAATATGCGCGGTGGGCAGTCAATATCTGCGGCATGGCCTGCCTAAAGATGATCCTCGCCTCCCGGGGCGAAGACCACCGCACGATCGACCTCGCGCGTGGGTGTACTGCCTTCGGCGGCTATGTCGTCAACGAGGAGGACCAGTCTATCAAGGGGCTGATCTACGCGCCCTTCGTCACCTATGTCGGTGAAACCTTCGGTCTCGATGCGAAAACGATCACTGGCCTTCAGACACCTGATATCGAGGATGTTCTGAAGGACAATCCCTTCTTCATCGCCTCGGTCAACAGCCAGATCCGCTGGCCGGACCGCCAGCCGCCGGCAAAGGGCGGCCATCTCGTGCTGGTGACGGCGGCAACCGCCGACACGATCCGCTTCCACAATCCGTCCGGCCACGACGAAGCCAGCCAGGCAGATGTCGAGCTACCGATCGAAATCTTCGACCGCTTTTTCGCCAATCGCGGCGTCGCCGTCAGGTTCGACCAACGATAA